From a region of the Coffea arabica cultivar ET-39 chromosome 3e, Coffea Arabica ET-39 HiFi, whole genome shotgun sequence genome:
- the LOC140004017 gene encoding pentatricopeptide repeat-containing protein At2g27610-like isoform X2, whose translation MVDVFSLLAMVARSLLEFKSLEPRHHPKVSANKGRKLVTNISFPTTQKGSLYLGNTLLKSSVSYEGYEKTQAQELIDGLHECAANGLLKEAKSIHGHILRCHFTGDNLMVLLNHVMHVYSKCSNFGLARLLFNNMTQRNVFSWTIMIEGSTNNGFLLDGLKYFSEMQKCGIQLDAFTYSVILQLCVGLNCLDLGEMVHARILITGFASHVFVSTSLLNMYAKLGDVEESLKVFDSMNEHNEVSWNAMISGFTANGLYLEAFNHFLMMMEHRYAPDMYSIISVLKAVGMLGDAGKGKQVHNYASNLALDSNVRVGTALIDMYAKCGALSDAQSVFYSNFSNCGLNMPWNAMIGAYSLCNYSQEAVQLYSEMCWNNIKSDVYTYCSVLDAIASLKCSHFLKQVHGKVFKSRYDLMDLSVENAIADAYSKCTSLGDVRKVFDTMKDRDLVSWTTLVGAYSRCSDWEEALVIFSQMREEGFLPNHITFSTILDACVGICSLELGEQLHGLVYKLRLDTDNCINSALVDMYAKCGSITVARKVFDCISSPDVVSWTAIISGYAQHGSAADALQLFRKMEKLNVKATAVTLLCVLFACSHAGMVEEGLDYFWSMEDKYGLEPEMEHYACIVDLLGRVGRLNEAFEFIKAMPIKPDEMVWQTLLAASRIHGNIDLGEIAAKNILLMQPNYSAPYVLLSNMYTEKGSFRYGLQLRKMMKQQGIAKEPGYSCISLKGRVHRFYARDQEHPQKDDIYLKLAELRKMIKAFGYVPDTKCALRGED comes from the exons ATGGTAGATGTGTTTTCATTGCTAGCCATGGTAGCACGCTCTCTTCTTGAGTTCAAATCTTTAGAACCTCGACATCATCCCAAGGTGTCAGCTAACAAA GGTAGAAAATTAGTAACCAATATATCATTTCCAACCACCCAAAAAGGGAGTTTATATTTGGGAAACACACTCTTGAAGTCTAGTGTTAGTTACGAAGGTTATGAGAAGACTCAAGCTCAAGAGCTGATCGATGGTCTTCATGAATGTGCAGCCAATGGGTTACTTAAAGAAGCAAAATCTATACATGGACATATATTGAGGTGTCATTTTACCGGTGATAATTTGATGGTTCTACTCAATCATGTAATGCATGTGTATTCAAAATGCTCGAATTTTGGATTAGCTAGGTTACTGTTCAACAATATGACACAGAGAAATGTTTTTTCTTGGACTATAATGATAGAGGGGTCCACAAACAACGGTTTTCTGCTTGATGGTTTGAAGTATTTCTCTGAGATGCAGAAATGTGGAATACAGTTGGATGCGTTCACATATTCGGTAATACTACAGTTATGTGTAGGGTTGAATTGTCTTGATTTAGGTGAAATGGTGCATGCCCGGATTCTCATAACAGGTTTTGCATCACATGTTTTTGTGAGCACTTCACTGCTTAACATGTACGCCAAGTTAGGAGATGTTGAGGAATCACTAAAGGTATTTGATAGCATGAATGAGCATAATGAAGTCTCTTGGAATGCAATGATATCGGGTTTCACAGCAAATGGGCTTTACTTGGAAGCTTTTAACCATTTTCTTATGATGATGGAGCATAGATATGCTCCGGACATGTATAGTATTATCAGTGTCTTAAAGGCAGTTGGAATGTTGGGTGATGCTGGCAAGGGCAAGCAAGTCCACAATTATGCGTCTAATTTGGCTTTGGACTCTAATGTTCGTGTGGGCACTGCATTAATTGATATGTATGCGAAGTGTGGTGCTTTAAGTGATGCACAATCTGTTTTTTATAGTAACTTTTCTAATTGTGGACTAAATATGCCGTGGAATGCTATGATTGGGGCCTATTCACTGTGTAATTACAGCCAAGAAGCTGTGCAACTTTATTCTGAAATGTGTTGGAACAACATAAAGTCAGATGTCTACACTTATTGTAGTGTGCTTGATGCTATTGCCAGTTTGAAGTGTTCCCATTTTTTGAAGCAGGTTCATGGAAAAGTTTTTAAGTCTCGGTATGATTTGATGGACCTAAGTGTTGAAAATGCTATAGCAGATGCATATTCCAAATGCACATCTCTTGGAGATGTAAGGAAGGTCTTTGACACAATGAAAGATAGAGATCTTGTTTCTTGGACCACATTAGTGGGTGCTTATTCTAGATGTTCTGATTGGGAGGAAGCACTAGTAATTTTTTCTCAAATGAGGGAAGAAGGTTTTTTACCTAATCATATCACTTTTTCTACTATACTCGATGCATGTGTTGGCATTTGTTCCCTTGAACTTGGTGAGCAGCTCCATGGCCTTGTTTATAAACTTAGATTGGATACTGATAACTGCATAAATAGTGCTCTAGTTGACATGTATGCTAAGTGTGGCAGCATAACGGTGGCAAGGAAGGTTTTTGATTGCATCTCAAGCCCTGATGTTGTTTCATGGACTGCTATCATATCAGGTTATGCCCAACATGGATCTGCAGCAGATGCACTTCAACTGTTCAGGAAGATGGAAAAGTTGAATGTTAAAGCCACTGCTGTAACTTTGTTGTGTGTTTTATTTGCTTGCAGTCATGCTGGAATGGTGGAAGAAGGTCTTGACTATTTTTGGTCGATGGAGGATAAATATGGTTTGGAGCCTGAGATGGAACACTATGCTTGTATTGTTGACTTACTTGGTCGTGTGGGCCGTCTTAATGAAGCATTTGAATTTATAAAAGCAATGCCAATAAAACCAGATGAAATGGTCTGGCAGACATTGTTAGCAGCATCCAGGATCCATGGGAATATTGATTTGGGAGAAATAGCagcaaagaatattcttttaaTGCAGCCAAATTATTCAGCTCCCTATGTTCTTTTGTCCAACATGTATACAGAAAAAGGGAGCTTCAGATATGGACTTCAATTGAGGAAGATGATGAAACAGCAAGGTATTGCAAAGGAGCCAGGATATAGTTGCATATCATTGAAAGGTAGAGTCCACAGGTTTTATGCTAGAGATCAGGAGCACCCACAAAAAGATGACATATATCTGAAGTTGGCAGAATTAAGGAAGATGATCAAGGCATTTGGTTATGTGCCTGATACAAAATGTGCCTTGCGAGGAGAGGATTAA
- the LOC140004017 gene encoding putative pentatricopeptide repeat-containing protein At3g25970 isoform X1, translating to MVDVFSLLAMVARSLLEFKSLEPRHHPKVSANKVSLSLFPTQSHKHTRTNGELLGGGDRLSGNDFSVYNAVQVSLLLFNSNNQLSNHKDNFLQGRKLVTNISFPTTQKGSLYLGNTLLKSSVSYEGYEKTQAQELIDGLHECAANGLLKEAKSIHGHILRCHFTGDNLMVLLNHVMHVYSKCSNFGLARLLFNNMTQRNVFSWTIMIEGSTNNGFLLDGLKYFSEMQKCGIQLDAFTYSVILQLCVGLNCLDLGEMVHARILITGFASHVFVSTSLLNMYAKLGDVEESLKVFDSMNEHNEVSWNAMISGFTANGLYLEAFNHFLMMMEHRYAPDMYSIISVLKAVGMLGDAGKGKQVHNYASNLALDSNVRVGTALIDMYAKCGALSDAQSVFYSNFSNCGLNMPWNAMIGAYSLCNYSQEAVQLYSEMCWNNIKSDVYTYCSVLDAIASLKCSHFLKQVHGKVFKSRYDLMDLSVENAIADAYSKCTSLGDVRKVFDTMKDRDLVSWTTLVGAYSRCSDWEEALVIFSQMREEGFLPNHITFSTILDACVGICSLELGEQLHGLVYKLRLDTDNCINSALVDMYAKCGSITVARKVFDCISSPDVVSWTAIISGYAQHGSAADALQLFRKMEKLNVKATAVTLLCVLFACSHAGMVEEGLDYFWSMEDKYGLEPEMEHYACIVDLLGRVGRLNEAFEFIKAMPIKPDEMVWQTLLAASRIHGNIDLGEIAAKNILLMQPNYSAPYVLLSNMYTEKGSFRYGLQLRKMMKQQGIAKEPGYSCISLKGRVHRFYARDQEHPQKDDIYLKLAELRKMIKAFGYVPDTKCALRGED from the coding sequence ATGGTAGATGTGTTTTCATTGCTAGCCATGGTAGCACGCTCTCTTCTTGAGTTCAAATCTTTAGAACCTCGACATCATCCCAAGGTGTCAGCTAACAAAGTGAGTCTTTCTCTATTTCCCACTCAATCTCACAAACACACACGCACAAATGGGGAGCTACTAGGTGGTGGTGACAGATTATCTGGTAATGATTTTTCAGTTTACAATGCTGTGCAAGTCTCtttattgttgtttaactcaAACAACCAACTTAGTAATCATAAAGACAATTTCTTGCAGGGTAGAAAATTAGTAACCAATATATCATTTCCAACCACCCAAAAAGGGAGTTTATATTTGGGAAACACACTCTTGAAGTCTAGTGTTAGTTACGAAGGTTATGAGAAGACTCAAGCTCAAGAGCTGATCGATGGTCTTCATGAATGTGCAGCCAATGGGTTACTTAAAGAAGCAAAATCTATACATGGACATATATTGAGGTGTCATTTTACCGGTGATAATTTGATGGTTCTACTCAATCATGTAATGCATGTGTATTCAAAATGCTCGAATTTTGGATTAGCTAGGTTACTGTTCAACAATATGACACAGAGAAATGTTTTTTCTTGGACTATAATGATAGAGGGGTCCACAAACAACGGTTTTCTGCTTGATGGTTTGAAGTATTTCTCTGAGATGCAGAAATGTGGAATACAGTTGGATGCGTTCACATATTCGGTAATACTACAGTTATGTGTAGGGTTGAATTGTCTTGATTTAGGTGAAATGGTGCATGCCCGGATTCTCATAACAGGTTTTGCATCACATGTTTTTGTGAGCACTTCACTGCTTAACATGTACGCCAAGTTAGGAGATGTTGAGGAATCACTAAAGGTATTTGATAGCATGAATGAGCATAATGAAGTCTCTTGGAATGCAATGATATCGGGTTTCACAGCAAATGGGCTTTACTTGGAAGCTTTTAACCATTTTCTTATGATGATGGAGCATAGATATGCTCCGGACATGTATAGTATTATCAGTGTCTTAAAGGCAGTTGGAATGTTGGGTGATGCTGGCAAGGGCAAGCAAGTCCACAATTATGCGTCTAATTTGGCTTTGGACTCTAATGTTCGTGTGGGCACTGCATTAATTGATATGTATGCGAAGTGTGGTGCTTTAAGTGATGCACAATCTGTTTTTTATAGTAACTTTTCTAATTGTGGACTAAATATGCCGTGGAATGCTATGATTGGGGCCTATTCACTGTGTAATTACAGCCAAGAAGCTGTGCAACTTTATTCTGAAATGTGTTGGAACAACATAAAGTCAGATGTCTACACTTATTGTAGTGTGCTTGATGCTATTGCCAGTTTGAAGTGTTCCCATTTTTTGAAGCAGGTTCATGGAAAAGTTTTTAAGTCTCGGTATGATTTGATGGACCTAAGTGTTGAAAATGCTATAGCAGATGCATATTCCAAATGCACATCTCTTGGAGATGTAAGGAAGGTCTTTGACACAATGAAAGATAGAGATCTTGTTTCTTGGACCACATTAGTGGGTGCTTATTCTAGATGTTCTGATTGGGAGGAAGCACTAGTAATTTTTTCTCAAATGAGGGAAGAAGGTTTTTTACCTAATCATATCACTTTTTCTACTATACTCGATGCATGTGTTGGCATTTGTTCCCTTGAACTTGGTGAGCAGCTCCATGGCCTTGTTTATAAACTTAGATTGGATACTGATAACTGCATAAATAGTGCTCTAGTTGACATGTATGCTAAGTGTGGCAGCATAACGGTGGCAAGGAAGGTTTTTGATTGCATCTCAAGCCCTGATGTTGTTTCATGGACTGCTATCATATCAGGTTATGCCCAACATGGATCTGCAGCAGATGCACTTCAACTGTTCAGGAAGATGGAAAAGTTGAATGTTAAAGCCACTGCTGTAACTTTGTTGTGTGTTTTATTTGCTTGCAGTCATGCTGGAATGGTGGAAGAAGGTCTTGACTATTTTTGGTCGATGGAGGATAAATATGGTTTGGAGCCTGAGATGGAACACTATGCTTGTATTGTTGACTTACTTGGTCGTGTGGGCCGTCTTAATGAAGCATTTGAATTTATAAAAGCAATGCCAATAAAACCAGATGAAATGGTCTGGCAGACATTGTTAGCAGCATCCAGGATCCATGGGAATATTGATTTGGGAGAAATAGCagcaaagaatattcttttaaTGCAGCCAAATTATTCAGCTCCCTATGTTCTTTTGTCCAACATGTATACAGAAAAAGGGAGCTTCAGATATGGACTTCAATTGAGGAAGATGATGAAACAGCAAGGTATTGCAAAGGAGCCAGGATATAGTTGCATATCATTGAAAGGTAGAGTCCACAGGTTTTATGCTAGAGATCAGGAGCACCCACAAAAAGATGACATATATCTGAAGTTGGCAGAATTAAGGAAGATGATCAAGGCATTTGGTTATGTGCCTGATACAAAATGTGCCTTGCGAGGAGAGGATTAA
- the LOC140004017 gene encoding pentatricopeptide repeat-containing protein At2g27610-like isoform X3 translates to MVLLNHVMHVYSKCSNFGLARLLFNNMTQRNVFSWTIMIEGSTNNGFLLDGLKYFSEMQKCGIQLDAFTYSVILQLCVGLNCLDLGEMVHARILITGFASHVFVSTSLLNMYAKLGDVEESLKVFDSMNEHNEVSWNAMISGFTANGLYLEAFNHFLMMMEHRYAPDMYSIISVLKAVGMLGDAGKGKQVHNYASNLALDSNVRVGTALIDMYAKCGALSDAQSVFYSNFSNCGLNMPWNAMIGAYSLCNYSQEAVQLYSEMCWNNIKSDVYTYCSVLDAIASLKCSHFLKQVHGKVFKSRYDLMDLSVENAIADAYSKCTSLGDVRKVFDTMKDRDLVSWTTLVGAYSRCSDWEEALVIFSQMREEGFLPNHITFSTILDACVGICSLELGEQLHGLVYKLRLDTDNCINSALVDMYAKCGSITVARKVFDCISSPDVVSWTAIISGYAQHGSAADALQLFRKMEKLNVKATAVTLLCVLFACSHAGMVEEGLDYFWSMEDKYGLEPEMEHYACIVDLLGRVGRLNEAFEFIKAMPIKPDEMVWQTLLAASRIHGNIDLGEIAAKNILLMQPNYSAPYVLLSNMYTEKGSFRYGLQLRKMMKQQGIAKEPGYSCISLKGRVHRFYARDQEHPQKDDIYLKLAELRKMIKAFGYVPDTKCALRGED, encoded by the coding sequence ATGGTTCTACTCAATCATGTAATGCATGTGTATTCAAAATGCTCGAATTTTGGATTAGCTAGGTTACTGTTCAACAATATGACACAGAGAAATGTTTTTTCTTGGACTATAATGATAGAGGGGTCCACAAACAACGGTTTTCTGCTTGATGGTTTGAAGTATTTCTCTGAGATGCAGAAATGTGGAATACAGTTGGATGCGTTCACATATTCGGTAATACTACAGTTATGTGTAGGGTTGAATTGTCTTGATTTAGGTGAAATGGTGCATGCCCGGATTCTCATAACAGGTTTTGCATCACATGTTTTTGTGAGCACTTCACTGCTTAACATGTACGCCAAGTTAGGAGATGTTGAGGAATCACTAAAGGTATTTGATAGCATGAATGAGCATAATGAAGTCTCTTGGAATGCAATGATATCGGGTTTCACAGCAAATGGGCTTTACTTGGAAGCTTTTAACCATTTTCTTATGATGATGGAGCATAGATATGCTCCGGACATGTATAGTATTATCAGTGTCTTAAAGGCAGTTGGAATGTTGGGTGATGCTGGCAAGGGCAAGCAAGTCCACAATTATGCGTCTAATTTGGCTTTGGACTCTAATGTTCGTGTGGGCACTGCATTAATTGATATGTATGCGAAGTGTGGTGCTTTAAGTGATGCACAATCTGTTTTTTATAGTAACTTTTCTAATTGTGGACTAAATATGCCGTGGAATGCTATGATTGGGGCCTATTCACTGTGTAATTACAGCCAAGAAGCTGTGCAACTTTATTCTGAAATGTGTTGGAACAACATAAAGTCAGATGTCTACACTTATTGTAGTGTGCTTGATGCTATTGCCAGTTTGAAGTGTTCCCATTTTTTGAAGCAGGTTCATGGAAAAGTTTTTAAGTCTCGGTATGATTTGATGGACCTAAGTGTTGAAAATGCTATAGCAGATGCATATTCCAAATGCACATCTCTTGGAGATGTAAGGAAGGTCTTTGACACAATGAAAGATAGAGATCTTGTTTCTTGGACCACATTAGTGGGTGCTTATTCTAGATGTTCTGATTGGGAGGAAGCACTAGTAATTTTTTCTCAAATGAGGGAAGAAGGTTTTTTACCTAATCATATCACTTTTTCTACTATACTCGATGCATGTGTTGGCATTTGTTCCCTTGAACTTGGTGAGCAGCTCCATGGCCTTGTTTATAAACTTAGATTGGATACTGATAACTGCATAAATAGTGCTCTAGTTGACATGTATGCTAAGTGTGGCAGCATAACGGTGGCAAGGAAGGTTTTTGATTGCATCTCAAGCCCTGATGTTGTTTCATGGACTGCTATCATATCAGGTTATGCCCAACATGGATCTGCAGCAGATGCACTTCAACTGTTCAGGAAGATGGAAAAGTTGAATGTTAAAGCCACTGCTGTAACTTTGTTGTGTGTTTTATTTGCTTGCAGTCATGCTGGAATGGTGGAAGAAGGTCTTGACTATTTTTGGTCGATGGAGGATAAATATGGTTTGGAGCCTGAGATGGAACACTATGCTTGTATTGTTGACTTACTTGGTCGTGTGGGCCGTCTTAATGAAGCATTTGAATTTATAAAAGCAATGCCAATAAAACCAGATGAAATGGTCTGGCAGACATTGTTAGCAGCATCCAGGATCCATGGGAATATTGATTTGGGAGAAATAGCagcaaagaatattcttttaaTGCAGCCAAATTATTCAGCTCCCTATGTTCTTTTGTCCAACATGTATACAGAAAAAGGGAGCTTCAGATATGGACTTCAATTGAGGAAGATGATGAAACAGCAAGGTATTGCAAAGGAGCCAGGATATAGTTGCATATCATTGAAAGGTAGAGTCCACAGGTTTTATGCTAGAGATCAGGAGCACCCACAAAAAGATGACATATATCTGAAGTTGGCAGAATTAAGGAAGATGATCAAGGCATTTGGTTATGTGCCTGATACAAAATGTGCCTTGCGAGGAGAGGATTAA